From a region of the Sesamum indicum cultivar Zhongzhi No. 13 linkage group LG3, S_indicum_v1.0, whole genome shotgun sequence genome:
- the LOC105158869 gene encoding monosaccharide-sensing protein 2, whose protein sequence is MNGAALVAIAATIGNFLQGWDNATIAGAVVYIKKELELGAAIEGLIVAMSLIGATVITTCSGTISDWIGRRPMLILSSIFYFLSGLIMLWSPNVYVLLLARLLDGFGIGLAVTLVPLYISETAPSEIRGLLNTLPQFTGSAGMFLAYCMIFGMSLGSLTSWRLMLGVLSIPSLLYFALTVFYLPESPRWLVSKGRMLEAKQVLQKLRGREDVSGEMALLVEGLAVGGETSIEEYIIGPADELDEDEEPSADKDHIKLYGPEEGLSWVAKPVTGQSRLSLVSRQGSLVTPSVPLMDPLVTLFGSVHEKLPDAGSMRSMLFPNFGSMFSTAEPPIDNEEWDEESLQREGEGYTSEGGGADSDDNLRSPLISRQTTSLEKDIVPPQSHGSILSVRRHSSLMQGNAGEAAGSMGIGGGWQLAWKWSEREGEDGNKGGFKRIYLHQEGAPGSRRGSLVSLPGADVPTDGEFIQAAALVSQPALYSKELVDQHPVGPAMVHPSQNAAKGPTLAALLEPGVKRALIVGIGIQILQQFSGINGVLYYTPQILQQAGVDVLLSNLGIGSDSASFLISAFTNLLMLPSIAVAMRFMDISGRRSLLLTTIPVLIVALIALVIGNVFDFGTVAHAVISTICVVIYFCTFVMGYGPIPNILCSEIFPTRVRGICIAICALVFWICDVIVTYTLPVMLSSIGLAGVFGIYAVVCVISWIFIFLRVPETKGMPLEVITEFFAVGAKQAAAAKHE, encoded by the exons ATGAACGGCGCTGCATTGGTAGCAATTGCTGCCACAATTGGCAACTTCTTGCAGGGTTGGGATAATGCAACTATTGCAG GAGCTGTTgtttacattaaaaaagagCTTGAGCTGGGAGCTGCCATAGAAGGGCTTATCGTGGCAATGTCACTCATTGGAGCCACAGTTATCACCACTTGCTCAGGAACGATATCAGATTGGATTGGTCGGCGTCCAATGCTTATTCTGTCTTCCATATTCTATTTTCTCAGTGGCTTGATAATGTTATGGTCTCCTAATGTCTATGTTTTACTTCTAGCAAGGCTCTTAGATGGGTTCGGTATTGGACTTGCTGTTACTCTAGTTCCACTCTACATATCTGAAACTGCACCATCTGAGATACGGGGACTGTTGAATACCCTTCCTCAGTTCACTGGCTCTGCTGGAATGTTTTTGGCATATTGTATGATTTTTGGAATGTCCTTAGGGTCCTTGACCAGTTGGCGCTTGATGCTAGGAGTTCTTTCAATTCCTTCTCTGTTATATTTTGCATTAACAGTGTTTTATTTACCTGAATCTCCTCGATGGCTCGTAAGTAAAGGAAGAATGCTTGAGGCAAAACAAGTTCTACAAAAACTGCGTGGAAGGGAGGATGTCTCTG GTGAGATGGCTTTACTAGTTGAAGGTCTGGCGGTTGGTGGTGAAACTTCAATAGAAGAGTACATCATTGGTCCAGCGGACGAACTTGATGAAGATGAGGAACCATCTGCTGATAAAGATCATATCAAGTTGTATGGGCCTGAGGAGGGCCTCTCATGGGTTGCAAAACCAGTCACAGGACAGAGTCGTCTTAGCCTAGTCTCTCGGCAAGGAAGCTTGGTAACTCCAAGTGTTCCTCTTATGGATCCTCTTGTCACGCTCTTTGGCAGCGTCCATGAGAAGCTCCCTGACGCAGGGAGTATGAGAAGCATGCTATTCCCCAATTTCGGTAGCATGTTCAGTACTGCAGAACCTCCGATTGATAATGAAGAGTGGGATGAGGAGAGTTTGCAGAGAGAAGGTGAGGGTTACACGTCCGAGGGTGGTGGTGCAGACTCTGACGACAATTTGCGCAGCCCATTAATTTCACGTCAAACCACAAGCTTGGAGAAGGATATAGTGCCTCCTCAATCCCATGGAAGCATCTTGAGTGTAAGACGGCATAGTAGTCTAATGCAAGGGAATGCTGGGGAAGCAGCCGGTAGCATGGGAATTGGTGGTGGTTGGCAACTAGCATGGAAATGGTCTGAAAGAGAAGGTGAAGATGGAAACAAAGGAGGGTTTAAGCGGATTTACCTGCACCAGGAAGGAGCCCCTGGTTCTAGACGTGGTTCTCTGGTTTCACTTCCCGGTGCTGATGTCCCTACAGACGGCGAGTTCATCCAGGCTGCGGCCCTAGTAAGCCAGCCAGCTCTGTATTCAAAAGAACTTGTGGATCAGCATCCTGTTGGACCAGCTATGGTTCACCCATCGCAAAATGCTGCTAAAGGACCAACATTGGCCGCTCTTCTTGAACCAGGGGTCAAACGAGCCTTAATTGTTGGAATTGGGATTCAAATACTGCAGCAG TTTTCTGGAATCAATGGGGTTTTGTACTACACTCCTCAAATTCTTCAGCAAGCAGGTGTTGATGTTCTTCTTTCCAACCTTGGCATTGGCTCAGATTCTGCATCCTTCCTCATCAGTGCATTCACAAATCTCTTGATGCTTCCTAGTATTGCTGTTGCAATGAGGTTCATGGATATATCTGGgagaag GTCATTGCTGCTGACAACTATCCCAGTCTTGATAGTAGCGCTCATTGCCCTTGTGATTGGAAACGTTTTCGATTTTGGTACTGTAGCTCATGCTGTAATCTCAACCATCTGCGTTGTTATCTACTTCTGCACGTTCGTGATGGGCTATGGACCAATCCCAAATATTCTCTGCTCGGAAATCTTCCCAACGAGGGTTCGTGGCATCTGTATTGCCATATGTGCCCTCGTTTTCTGGATATGCGACGTGATTGTTACTTACACGCTCCCTGTGATGCTTAGTTCCATTGGCTTAGCTGGCGTCTTTGGGATTTATGCTGTGGTCTGTGTGATCTCCTGGATTTTCATATTCTTGAGGGTTCCAGAGACCAAGGGCATGCCTTTAGAAGTTATTACAGAGTTCTTTGCTGTTGGCGCCAAACAGGCTGCTGCTGCTAAACACGAGTGA
- the LOC105158870 gene encoding protein MULTIPLE CHLOROPLAST DIVISION SITE 1: protein MKMASIWTAHVHAACLLPVRSFSDELQLRSVLGMGCNFAKWDRRVMCRKFVVKAIGSDDDRRLQNDAAVMEKLVKDNAEKSQHHVVAKLQESIASLPVFVFSIGKLSGMNFTIGLCIVATMLVVVVRGYASRRSSNSRPGSVADLVRRGQLRSDRRGISTPLKYEDPFNNPMVKVSKSNSTVEMCGKVYRLAPVTLTDEIQSIHQKRRSRAYQWKRPTIFLKEGEPIPPDVDPDTIRWIPANHPFATTSSDIDEDLAQNNVYQKHGVPFRIQAEHEALQKKLEALQNEQKLSKLVIDPAAARDFERPLKLHKSENQVDTTSNPKLGSNPPPTDHINNPFGNKPPSDEMQNP from the exons ATGAAAATGGCTTCAATTTGGACTGCGCATGTTCATGCGGCGTGTTTACTTCCT GTGCGAAGTTTCTCGGATGAACTTCAATTGCGGTCGGTATTAGGAATGGGTTGTAATTTTGCCAAGTGGGATCGAAGAGTTATGTGCAGGAAGTTTGTGGTGAAAGCGATCGGTTCTGATGACGACAGGCGCCTGCAAAATGACGCCGCGGTTATGGAGAAGTTGGTGAAAGATAATGCAGAGAAATCCCAGCACCATGTTGTTGCTAAATTGCAAGAGTCAATTGCCTCTCTGCCTGTGTTTGTTTTCTCG ATTGGGAAACTATCTGGTATGAACTTTACAATTGGATTATGCATAGTAGCGACCATGTTAGTTGTTGTGGTGAGGGGTTATGCATCAAGGAGGTCAAGTAACAGCCGTCCGGGCTCTGTAGCTGATCTTGTCCGCCGGGGGCAGCTTAGATCAGATAGAAGAGGCAT ATCCACCCCTCTCAAATATGAAGATCCATTCAATAACCCTATGGTGAAGGTCAGCAAAAGCAATTCCACCGTTGAGATGTGTGGAAAAGTCTACCGCTTAGCTCCAGTGACTCTTACAGATGAAATTCAGTCAATACATCAAAAACGAAGATCCCGTGCGTATCAGTGGAAGAGACCAACAATATTTCTTAAGGAAGGAGAACCAATACCTCCTGATGTAGACCCTGATACCATCAGGTGGATTCCTGCAAATCATCCTTTTGCAACAACTTCTAGTGATATTGATGAAGATTTGGCTCAAAACAATGTGTACCAGAAGCACGGAGTTCCATTCCGTATCCAGGCAGAGCATGAGGCACTGCAGAAAAAGCTTGAAGCCCTCCAAAAT GAGCAAAAACTGAGCAAGTTAGTTATAGATCCTGCTGCAGCCCGAGACTTTGAGAGGCCTCTGAAGTTACATAAGTCAGAAAATCAAGTAGATACAACCTCTAATCCTAAACTGGGCTCTAACCCTCCTCCGACCGATCACATTAATAATCCCTTTGGGAATAAACCACCATCAGACGAGATGCAAAACCCATAA
- the LOC105158871 gene encoding RING-H2 finger protein ATL80 (The sequence of the model RefSeq protein was modified relative to this genomic sequence to represent the inferred CDS: added 55 bases not found in genome assembly) — protein sequence MTARSRLLGGVISPPPPTSSKDSSSGIQTLDSDFVVILAALLCALICVLGLIAVARCAWIRRIAGRNSDSSPSSAAANKGLKKKVLKSLPKLTYGKDNELASKLSDCAICLAEFATGEEIRVLPQCGHGFHVVCIDTWLGSHSSCPSCRQILGTARCQKCGRVPAATCSAAGIQPEQREDHVTRFLP from the coding sequence CGTCGAAAGACTCCTCGTCGGGAATCCAAACTCTCGACTCCGACTTCGTAGTTATCCTCGCCGCTCTTCTCTGCGCGCTCATCTGCGTGCTCGGCCTTATCGCGGTCGCGCGCTGCGCCTGGATCCGCCGCATCGCAGGAAGAAACTCGGACTCCTCTCCGTCGTCGGCGGCCGCCAACAAAGGCCTGAAAAAGAAGGTATTGAAGTCGCTGCCGAAGCTGACCTACGGTAAGGACAACGAGCTGGCGTCGAAGCTCTCCGACTGCGCCATTTGTCTAGCGGAGTTCGCCACCGGCGAGGAAATCCGAGTGCTGCCGCAGTGCGGCCACGGATTCCACGTTGTGTGTATTGACACGTGGCTAGGATCTCATTCGTCGTGTCCGTCCTGCCGCCAGATTTTGGGGACGGCGCGGTGTCAGAAGTGCGGCCGCGTGCCGGCGGCCACCTGCTCAGCTGCCGGAATTCAGCCGGAGCAGAGAGAAGACCACGTAACTAGGTTTTTGCCTTAA
- the LOC105159022 gene encoding MLO-like protein 9, producing the protein MAGGGGGLGASRQLDQTPTWAVALVCAIIVIISVILEKSIHKVGESFSRRKKFSLLEALDKIKAELMILGFISLLLTFGQNFIAKICVPEHIGNTMLPCSRKPHANEHDHHRRLLWHERRFLGADSPAEGCKKGYVPLISVSGLHQLHIFIFFLAIFHVINSGATMRLGRMKIRAWKEWEQAIAAEEESANDPTRFRLTHETSFVKGHTSPWVTNAALFYIASFFRHMLWAVRKADYLALRHGFISVHLAPGKKFDFQKYIKRSLEDDFKVIVGIPPALWSIAVIYLLVNVNGWPATFWLSIMPLVIILAVGTKLQSIITRMAIEIQERHAVVQGIPLVQVTDRHFWFNRPKFVLHLLHITLFQNAFEITYFIWTTYEFGLYSCFHDYFTLTLIRVCIGVFVQFFCSYITLPLYALVSQMGSHMKKSIFDEQTSRALKNWHNKVKKRSESSCKAHSRRLGAGNLDVSLTNISSKIASSSIILADKRETGDESTKVDIIPQSTAPADPKNVSSLHS; encoded by the exons ATGGCAGGAGGGGGTGGAGGACTGGGAGCGTCCAGACAACTCGACCAGACTCCGACATGGGCCGTTGCATTAGTCTGCGCCATCATCGTTATTATCTCCGTAATTCTGGAGAAATCTATTCATAAAGTTGGAGAG AGTTTCTCCAGGAGAAAGAAGTTTTCTTTGCTTGAAGCtctagataaaattaaagcag AGCTGATGATTCTCGGCTTCATATCCCTCCTCCTGACATTCGGGCAGAACTTTATTGCCAAAATCTGCGTTCCTGAACATATTGGGAACACTATGTTGCCATGTTCAAGGAAACCACATGCAAATGAGCACGATCATCATAGGAGGCTACTATGGCATGAACGTAGATTCTTGGGGGCGGATAGTCCAGCCGAAGGATGTAAGAAA GGATATGTGCCGCTTATATCTGTCAGTGGACTGCACCAGCTCCacatcttcattttctttttggccaTTTTCCATGTCATTAACAGTGGTGCAACGATGAGGCTTGGGAGGATGAAG ATTCGAGCATGGAAAGAATGGGAACAAGCTATTGCAGCCGAAGAAGAATCAGCCAACG ATCCTACACGATTCCGGCTTACACACGAGACGTCGTTCGTGAAGGGCCACACCAGTCCTTGGGTGACAAACGCCGCCCTGTTTTATATT GCTTCCTTTTTCCGGCACATGTTGTGGGCAGTTCGGAAAGCTGACTACTTGGCTTTGCGCCATGGATTCATCTCA GTCCATTTGGCTCCCGGAAAGAAGTTCGACTTTCAGAAGTACATCAAGAGGTCGTTGGAGGACGACTTCAAAGTGATTGTAGGAATTCC CCCAGCGTTATGGTCTATTGCTGTGATATATCTGCTCGTGAATGTTAACG GATGGCCAGCTACATTTTGGCTGTCGATAATGCCCCTAGTG ATTATTTTAGCAGTTGGCACGAAGCTACAGTCGATCATCACTAGGATGGCTATCGAGATCCAAGAAAGGCATGCGGTCGTTCAAGGGATCCCACTCGTGCAAGTCACTGACAGACACTTTTGGTTCAACCGGCCTAAGTTtgttcttcatcttctccatATAACGCTCTTTCAG AATGCTTTCGAGATAACATACTTCATTTGGACAACG TATGAGTTCGGGTTGTATTCTTGCTTCCACGACTACTTCACTCTTACTCTTATCAGAGTCTGTATAGG GGTATTTGTTCAGTTCTTTTGCAGTTATATCACCCTTCCCCTTTATGCACTCGTTTCACAG ATGGGATCACACATGAAAAAGTCAATTTTCGACGAACAAACCTCAAGGGCTTTGAAGAACTGGCACAACAAAGTGAAGAAAAGGAGCGAGTCTAGTTGTAAAGCACACAGCCGCAGATTGGGAGCCGGTAACCTTGACGTTTCACTGACCAATATAAGCTCAAAGATCGCTTCCTCGAGCATCATACTGGCTGATAAAAGAGAGACGGGAGACGAGTCGACGAAAGTAGATATCATCCCGCAAAGCACAGCACCTGCT GACCCCAAGAATGTGAGTAGTTTACATTCCTAG
- the LOC105159023 gene encoding putative F-box/kelch-repeat protein At1g20790 — MAAALPEDVILEILARLPPKYALQCSALNKSFFQAISCPYFARRNAALSSSPSSNSTILIRCSSRCPKIYTRLSLEIPRRHLPAATTILMHEVKVLDSCYGILLLRVKSSELHHVFNPITGGIVPVDHLSVHLNQGVGLVIDFLPDSSYGLKLATFYIHPTEKDRRGSLLKFSILVPYQDFTEIKSQVSLFCEGLTLVKDEHMKPVYAHGSVHWLANHGTKVIAFNVQKGKARIFDGPVKGGLRHLGYKWFGLAEGSLSYVYTPPGEIVVVAHDSSTDEWRVRYRINDLRVLSNRNYGKGMPLFFDGRRVVVRVGRRDGGDEVYEFEMGMNEKWEKRGVVEQWSDAFQHFFTFNPTLAKVSDNYLHNNPTHVREYHLIKGPLLQLQHLLRI, encoded by the coding sequence ATGGCGGCGGCTTTACCCGAAGATGTTATTCTTGAAATCTTGGCACGTTTACCTCCCAAATACGCACTTCAATGCTCCGCCCTCAACAAGTCTTTCTTCCAAGCCATCTCCTGTCCATACTTCGCACGTCGAAACGCCGCCCTATCATCGTCCCCGAGCAGCAACTCCACCATATTGATACGCTGTTCGTCCCGATGCCCCAAGATTTACACAAGGCTCAGCCTAGAAATCCCTCGCCGGCATCTGCCCGCGGCTACCACAATCCTCATGCACGAGGTTAAGGTCCTGGACTCATGCTACGgcattcttcttcttcgtgTAAAGTCGTCCGAGCTGCACCATGTTTTTAACCCGATCACCGGAGGAATTGTGCCCGTAGATCATCTTAGTGTTCACTTAAACCAAGGCGTCGGCCTCGTCATCGACTTTCTTCCCGATTCCTCTTACGGCCTCAAATTGGCTACCTTTTACATTCACCCAACGGAGAAAGACCGCCGGGGAAGTCTCCTGAAATTTAGCATACTCGTACCGTATCAAGATTTCACGGAGATCAAATCTCAAGTTAGTTTATTCTGCGAAGGACTGACCCTTGTGAAGGATGAACACATGAAACCCGTTTACGCACACGGGTCCGTGCACTGGCTTGCAAACCATGGAACAAAAGTTATAGCGTTTAACGTGCAAAAGGGAAAGGCGCGGATTTTCGACGGGCCTGTCAAGGGTGGCTTGCGTCACCTTGGGTACAAGTGGTTCGGTTTGGCTGAGGGTTCGCTTTCATACGTCTACACCCCGCCGGGAGAAATTGTGGTTGTTGCCCACGATTCCTCGACAGATGAGTGGCGAGTGCGGTACAGGATTAACGATCTACGCGTTCTGTCTAATAGGAATTACGGCAAGGGTATGCCGTTGTTCTTCGACGGGCGGCGTGTGGTTGTTCGGGTGGGACGACGTGACGGCGGAGATGAAGTGTATGAGTTTGAGATGGGGATGAATGAGAAGTGGGAGAAGAGAGGAGTGGTGGAGCAATGGTCGGATGCTTTTCAGCATTTCTTTACTTTCAATCCAACATTAGCAAAGGTTTCTGATAACTATCTGCACAACAATCCCACCCATGTTAGAGAGTACCACCTCATCAAGGGGCCCTTGCTTCAACTGCAGCACCTCTTGAGGATCTGA
- the LOC105158872 gene encoding glyceraldehyde-3-phosphate dehydrogenase B, chloroplastic, with protein sequence MASHAALASSRVPTSTRLPSKASNAFPAQCFSKKLEVAEFSGLRVGGSVTFAKNGREASFFDVVAAQLTPKAAGSTPVKGETVAKLKVAINGFGRIGRNFLRCWHGRKDSPLEVIVVNDSGGVKNASHLLKYDSMLGTFKADVKIVDNETISVDGKPIKVVSNRDPLKLPWAELGIDIVIEGTGVFVDGPGAGKHIQAGAKKVIITAPAKGADIPTYVVGVNEQGYSHEVSDIISNASCTTNCLAPFVKVMDEEFGIVKGTMTTTHSYTGDQRLLDASHRDLRRARAAALNIVPTSTGAAKAVSLVLPQLKGKLNGIALRVPTPNVSVVDLVVNVEKKGITAEDVNAAFRKAAEGPLAGVLDVCDVPLVSVDFRCTDVSSTIDSSLTMVMGDDMVKVVAWYDNEWGYSQRVVDLAHLVADKWPGATAEGSGDPLEDFCKTNPADEECKVYEA encoded by the exons ATGGCATCCCATGCAGCTTTGGCCTCTTCAAGAGTCCCAACAAGCACTAGGCTTCCCTCCAAGGCCTCTAATGCCTTCCCTGCTCAATGCTTCTCAAAG AAACTGGAAGTAGCAGAGTTCTCTGGCCTCAGGGTCGGTGGGTCCGTGACGTTTGCCAAGAATGGGAGGGAAGCTTCTTTCTTTGATGTAGTGGCTGCCCAGCTCACTCCAAAG GCTGCAGGTTCGACTCCTGTTAAGGGAGAGACTGTTGCCAAGTTGAAGGTAGCCATAAATGGTTTTGGGCGCATTGGTAGGAACTTCCTTCGCTGCTGGCACGGTCGCAAGGACTCACCACTCGAGGTCATAGTTGTCAATGACAGTGGCGGTGTGAAAAAC GCCTCTCACTTGCTGAAGTACGATTCCATGCTCGGCACATTCAAGGCGGATGTTAAAATAGTGGACAATGAAACCATCAGCGTTGACGGGAAGCCCATTAAGGTCGTCTCTAACAGGGACCCTCTCAAACTTCCTTGGGCTGAGCTTGGCATCGACATTGTGATTGAA GGGACTGGTGTTTTTGTTGATGGTCCAGGAGCTGGCAAACACATCCAAGCTGGAGCCAAGAAGGTCATTATTACTGCTCCGGCAAAAGGTGCTGATATTCCAACCTACGTTGTTGGTGTAAACGAACAGGGCTACTCACACGAGGTCTCTGACATCATAAG CAACGCTTCTTGCACGACCAACTGTTTGGCTCCGTTCGTTAAGGTCATGGATGAAGAATTTG GCATCGTCAAGGGCACGATGACAACTACTCACTCTTACACCGGTGATCAG AGGCTTTTGGATGCTTCACACAGGGACTTGAGGAGGGCCAGAGCTGCAGCATTGAACATTGTGCCAACGAGCACTGGTGCAGCCAAGGCCGTGTCTCTCGTGCTGCCTCAGCTCAAGGGCAAACTCAACGGCATTGCTCTCCGTGTGCCAACACCAAACGTATCAGTCGTTGATCTTGTTGTGAACGTTGAGAAGAAAGGAATCACGGCTGAAGACGTTAATGCTGCTTTCAGAAAGGCAGCTGAGGGACCATTGGCAGGCGTCCTGGACGTCTGTGATGTCCCACTCGTCTCAGTCGACTTCCGGTGCACTGACGTCTCTTCCACCATTGACTCCTCCTTGACAATGGTAATGGGAGACGACATGGTCAAGGTGGTCGCGTGGTACGACAATGAATGGGGATACAG CCAACGGGTGGTTGATTTGGCTCATCTGGTCGCGGACAAGTGGCCTGGTGCAACTGCAGAGGGAAGCGGAGATCCACTGGAGGACTTCTGCAAGACTAACCCTGCCGACGAGGAATGCAAAGTTTACGAAGCATAA